GGTGCCAAtgggcgtcttcgccagcgacaaacacaaaccctcggtgcgcTACAAAGGGCCGGAATGGGCTGAGGATGGCCCGTCTGATCCGGCCCTGAGGGCGGACCCGCCGACTGCTTCgttcgaccccgaggtcatggagcttgaagaggatctggCTACAGAGCCTAACCCTCCAGACGACTAGAGAACACCCTACCTCGATTACCTGCTCCGTGACACATTGCCAACGGACAAGACGAAAGCTCAACggctcgcacgtcgcgccaagtctttcgttcttgtagagggcgaactctatagacagagccacaccaggatcctacagctctACATCCTCGGCAAACATGGAAGACTtttgctgagcgacatccacggtggggtctgtggtcaccatgccgcgtcgaggaccttggttggaaacgcattccgatagggcttctactggcccactacagtagccgacgccgagcaaatcgtacgcacttgcgaagggtgtcagtactacgctcagcAGACTCACCGCTtggcccaggcactctagatgatccccatcatgtggcccttcatggtctaggggctcgacctagttgggccactcagaAAGGCGCCCAAGGggttcacccacctgcttgtcgcTATACACAAGTTtacgaaatggatcgaagctcgaccgatctccatgatcaaatccgagcaagctatgttgttcttcctcgacatcatccatcgctttggagtgccaaactccatcattacagacaacggcacacagttcaccggcaagaaattcattcaattctgcaatgaacaacacatccggattgaTTGGGCGGTCGTCGTGCACCGCCggacgaacgggtaggtcgagcgcgcaaacagcatgctccttcagggcctcaagcccaggatcttcaaccggttgaacaaattcggcgcGCGCTGGGTTGCTGAGCTCCCGACGGTGCTCTGGAGCCAAAAGACAACTCCTAGCCGgtccaccggctacacacctttcttcatggtctacggttctaaggccattctcccaacagacctcgactatggagcgccaagaatcagagcatatgacgagcagggagccgaggcatcctaccaagacgccatggaccaactcGATGAAGCCcgcaacatcgccctcctccgttcggccaagtaccagtaggcgttgcgacggtaccacagccgatgagtgtgggactgagccttcaacgtcggggaccttgtcCTTTGCCTCGTGCAGagtaacaaggaccgccacaagctctccccaccctaggaggggctgtacatcatcgcggaagtactacgcctaggcgcctacaagttgaaaaccatcaacggcgaggtctttgccaacgcctggaacatcgagtagctacatcatttttacccttaaataaatgcatacttcttatcagtttttgtctttacaaatccccgatctttag
The sequence above is drawn from the Miscanthus floridulus cultivar M001 chromosome 15, ASM1932011v1, whole genome shotgun sequence genome and encodes:
- the LOC136507758 gene encoding uncharacterized protein → MLLQGLKPRIFNRLNKFGARWVAELPTVLWSQKTTPSRSTGYTPFFMVYGSKAILPTDLDYGAPRIRAYDEQGAEASYQDAMDQLDEARNIALLRSAKYQ